From Deltaproteobacteria bacterium, one genomic window encodes:
- a CDS encoding SDR family NAD(P)-dependent oxidoreductase has protein sequence MDQTDTRVAVVVGVGAGLGAALVSRFAQGYRVALVARSKDVTGPLADEIRSAGGVALPVQSDATVAEQVSSAHERIRNELGSVDVLIYNGGRRPFGTLVDTTPEVFEETWRVHALGAFLWARQVAPEMLARRSGAILITGATAGVKPGASSAAFAPAKFAVRGLVQVMARDLHPQGVHVAYVNVDGAIDMPVVREFLPHLKDEDLLKPSAIADAFWYLAHQDPSAWSFELDVRPFKERF, from the coding sequence ATGGACCAAACGGACACACGTGTCGCAGTTGTCGTGGGAGTCGGCGCCGGGTTGGGCGCGGCGTTGGTCAGCCGATTCGCGCAGGGCTATCGCGTCGCGCTCGTGGCCCGGAGCAAAGACGTCACTGGCCCGCTGGCTGATGAGATCCGATCCGCCGGGGGCGTTGCGCTGCCGGTTCAGAGCGACGCGACCGTCGCAGAACAAGTGTCGTCCGCGCACGAGCGGATACGCAACGAACTCGGCTCTGTCGACGTGCTCATCTACAACGGCGGCCGGCGGCCATTCGGAACGTTGGTGGACACCACGCCCGAGGTGTTCGAGGAAACCTGGCGCGTGCATGCGTTGGGTGCGTTCCTGTGGGCGCGTCAGGTCGCGCCCGAGATGCTGGCGCGCCGTAGCGGAGCGATCTTGATCACGGGGGCGACGGCAGGCGTCAAGCCGGGGGCATCGTCGGCCGCATTTGCGCCGGCCAAATTTGCCGTGCGCGGTCTCGTGCAAGTGATGGCGCGCGATCTTCATCCGCAGGGCGTTCACGTCGCCTACGTCAACGTCGACGGTGCGATCGACATGCCGGTGGTCAGGGAGTTTCTGCCGCACCTCAAGGACGAAGATCTCCTCAAGCCGTCCGCCATCGCCGACGCCTTTTGGTATCTGGCGCACCAGGATCCGAGCGCGTGGAGCTTCGAACTCGATGTGCGGCCGTTCAAGGAGCGATTCTAG
- a CDS encoding aldo/keto reductase, producing MACSQCCGRQSERLVGVRWPVLLGCYGLGLLLAYTLGGDLLHDLVEGGQRSILRLWKLWTPLAVLLVAVVASFTRVRRSVCEQCDAVAPAWLLAPLTRERSTDASAGSTRRSFLRALGAGGTALGAAVAGVLTAVARNRGWLPVANDFFLTEVEKTAPHPRPEWHGAHITSYRRLGRTNAMVSDISLGSGNINDVEVARAALDHGITYFDTAPDYSDTASERVLGEAMKGRRDKLFLATKFCVADGHLPNDTPVPKIIEAVEASLSRLQTDHVDLIHIHSCDRVERLLAPNIHEAFDRLKEQGKVRFLGVSTHTPNLEAVANAAIDSGRFDVMMLAYHFGMWPSFGHILEKAKAHDVGIVAMKTLKGAKHVNLANFRDEASAYSQAAFRWVLSNPNVSCLVVSFSKPQHIEEYIYASGTALHPTDVALLHRYDELTAGDYCQPHCGACLDSCTYDLPINDILRYRMYFKDYGWEKEGMRLYAKLERSAAACVGCGAPCANTCPIGVPIQEKMLDAHRVLSLPA from the coding sequence ATGGCTTGTTCGCAGTGTTGCGGCAGACAGTCGGAGCGACTGGTCGGCGTCCGTTGGCCGGTGCTCCTTGGCTGTTACGGTCTCGGCCTGCTGCTAGCGTACACACTCGGCGGCGACCTCTTGCACGATCTCGTCGAGGGCGGTCAACGCAGCATCTTGCGGCTGTGGAAACTCTGGACACCGCTGGCGGTACTCCTCGTCGCGGTGGTAGCGAGCTTCACGCGCGTACGCCGTTCGGTGTGCGAGCAATGCGATGCGGTCGCACCGGCGTGGCTGCTCGCGCCACTGACGCGGGAGCGTTCGACCGACGCCAGCGCCGGTTCGACTCGTCGCAGCTTCCTGCGCGCGCTCGGCGCCGGCGGGACGGCGCTCGGCGCCGCGGTCGCCGGAGTCTTAACCGCGGTGGCACGCAACCGGGGCTGGCTGCCGGTGGCGAACGATTTCTTCCTCACTGAAGTGGAGAAGACCGCGCCGCATCCGCGTCCCGAGTGGCACGGCGCGCACATCACGAGCTATCGCCGCTTGGGGCGCACCAATGCGATGGTGTCGGACATTTCGCTCGGCTCGGGCAACATCAACGACGTCGAAGTTGCGCGCGCCGCGCTCGATCACGGCATCACCTACTTCGATACCGCGCCGGATTACTCGGACACCGCCTCGGAGCGCGTTCTCGGCGAAGCCATGAAAGGTCGCCGCGACAAGCTGTTCCTCGCCACCAAGTTCTGCGTTGCCGACGGCCATCTTCCCAATGATACGCCGGTGCCGAAGATCATCGAGGCGGTCGAGGCGAGCCTGAGCCGTCTGCAGACCGATCACGTCGATCTGATTCACATTCACTCGTGCGACCGCGTCGAGCGCTTGCTGGCGCCCAATATCCACGAGGCCTTCGATCGATTGAAGGAACAGGGCAAGGTGCGCTTCCTTGGCGTCAGCACTCACACGCCGAACTTGGAAGCCGTGGCCAACGCGGCGATCGACTCGGGCCGCTTTGATGTGATGATGCTCGCGTACCACTTCGGCATGTGGCCGAGCTTCGGCCACATCCTCGAGAAAGCCAAAGCGCACGACGTCGGTATCGTCGCGATGAAAACACTCAAAGGCGCCAAGCACGTTAATCTCGCCAACTTCCGCGACGAAGCCAGCGCCTATTCGCAAGCCGCGTTTCGCTGGGTGCTGTCGAATCCGAACGTCTCGTGCCTGGTGGTGTCGTTCTCCAAACCGCAACACATCGAGGAATACATCTACGCCTCGGGTACGGCGCTGCACCCGACCGACGTCGCGCTCTTGCACCGCTATGACGAGCTGACAGCGGGCGACTACTGCCAACCGCACTGCGGCGCGTGCTTGGACTCGTGCACCTATGACCTGCCCATCAACGACATCCTGCGCTACCGCATGTACTTCAAGGACTACGGTTGGGAGAAGGAAGGCATGCGACTCTACGCGAAGTTGGAGCGCAGCGCCGCCGCCTGCGTCGGCTGTGGCGCGCCGTGCGCCAACACCTGTCCGATCGGTGTGCCGATTCAAGAAAAAATGCTCGACGCGCACCGCGTGCTGAGCCTGCCGGCGTAA
- a CDS encoding SRPBCC domain-containing protein, whose protein sequence is MTAEYQRTFVVAVPVATAWAAFTDTQEREAWMGGRDHMDDPASLETFEPWEMNVTDVEQHRRLSWSQSQSRLDGGYETTVTFEEVSAGTRITIVRSGFGDSEAWHHYAESTAGGWDEMIGDLILYLETGTRGARHFSFRSGLGATTLQSGAGVRITHVVPGGCAAEAGMQPGDLLLWLNRAPVLRVSDVAFFVREHAPGEKIEVEYLRGDEIRRGRAPLSAWNYGSGHYVGHPGAYPKPALAAA, encoded by the coding sequence ATGACAGCAGAATACCAGCGGACGTTCGTAGTAGCGGTGCCGGTGGCAACGGCGTGGGCAGCGTTTACAGACACGCAGGAGCGGGAAGCATGGATGGGAGGCCGCGATCACATGGATGACCCGGCCTCGCTCGAAACGTTCGAGCCTTGGGAGATGAACGTGACCGACGTCGAGCAACACCGCCGGCTGTCGTGGTCGCAGAGCCAATCCAGGCTCGACGGCGGGTATGAGACCACTGTCACCTTCGAGGAAGTGTCCGCGGGGACACGGATCACCATCGTGCGCAGCGGCTTCGGCGACTCGGAGGCCTGGCACCACTACGCGGAGAGCACCGCCGGTGGTTGGGACGAGATGATCGGCGATCTGATCTTGTACTTGGAGACGGGGACGCGCGGCGCGCGGCACTTCTCGTTCCGCAGCGGCCTCGGGGCAACGACGCTTCAGTCTGGCGCCGGCGTCCGCATCACGCACGTCGTGCCCGGGGGCTGTGCGGCGGAGGCCGGCATGCAGCCCGGCGATCTGCTCCTCTGGCTAAACAGGGCGCCGGTGTTGCGTGTCTCCGACGTTGCGTTCTTCGTACGCGAGCACGCACCGGGTGAGAAGATCGAAGTGGAGTACCTACGCGGCGACGAGATCCGGCGTGGACGCGCACCCCTGTCGGCGTGGAACTACGGCAGTGGCCACTATGTGGGGCATCCGGGCGCGTACCCGAAGCCCGCTCTCGCGGCCGCGTAG
- a CDS encoding beta-lactamase family protein: MNVSIQGNCDPRFAAVRDAFAANFDAGREVGASFAATLDGKLVVDLWAGHADAACTRPWKRDTIVNVFSTTKAMTALCAHVLVDRGLLDLDAPVARYWPEFANAGKAAMPIRYLLSHTAGLAAIRQPLSSETLYEWPRMVQALADETPWWEPGSASGYHAMTFGYLVGEVIRRISGKTPGAFFRDEVAVPLGADFHIGLAAAEDARVAEMIPPSAEETAAAGTAAAVDPESMLGKVMGNPRLSPELANTRAWRAAEIPAANGHGNARSVAKVLAALACGGTLDGVRLLRTETIERAIEEQCYGRDLVLGFPLRWGLGFMLASADLPLSPNPRTFGHGGWGGSLGFADMDARVSWAYVMNKMSPGTTGDTRAAGPIAALYASL; the protein is encoded by the coding sequence ATGAACGTTTCCATTCAAGGCAACTGCGATCCCCGCTTTGCGGCGGTGCGCGATGCCTTTGCTGCCAACTTCGACGCCGGGCGAGAAGTCGGCGCCTCGTTTGCCGCTACGCTCGACGGTAAGTTGGTAGTGGACTTGTGGGCCGGCCACGCGGACGCGGCATGCACGCGGCCGTGGAAGCGCGACACCATCGTCAACGTCTTCTCGACCACGAAGGCGATGACCGCGCTGTGTGCGCACGTGCTCGTCGATCGTGGCTTGCTCGACCTCGACGCACCCGTCGCTCGCTATTGGCCCGAGTTTGCGAACGCGGGCAAGGCGGCGATGCCGATCCGCTATCTGTTGAGCCACACCGCCGGTCTCGCTGCGATTCGACAGCCACTGTCTTCGGAGACGTTGTACGAGTGGCCGCGGATGGTACAGGCGCTCGCCGACGAAACGCCATGGTGGGAGCCTGGCAGTGCCAGCGGCTATCACGCGATGACCTTCGGTTATCTCGTCGGGGAAGTCATCCGGCGCATCAGCGGCAAGACCCCCGGAGCATTTTTTCGCGACGAAGTCGCGGTACCGCTCGGCGCGGACTTTCACATCGGCTTGGCTGCCGCGGAGGACGCGCGGGTGGCGGAAATGATTCCGCCCTCCGCGGAAGAGACAGCGGCTGCGGGCACCGCGGCGGCGGTCGACCCCGAGTCGATGCTGGGCAAGGTCATGGGCAACCCGCGTCTGTCTCCCGAGTTGGCGAACACGCGCGCCTGGCGCGCCGCCGAGATTCCGGCGGCCAACGGTCACGGCAACGCCCGCTCAGTCGCGAAGGTGTTGGCCGCGCTCGCCTGCGGCGGCACGCTCGACGGCGTGCGTCTGCTGCGCACGGAAACCATCGAGCGGGCGATCGAAGAGCAGTGCTATGGCCGCGATCTCGTCCTCGGGTTTCCGCTTCGGTGGGGCTTGGGATTCATGCTAGCGAGCGCGGATCTTCCGCTCAGCCCCAATCCACGCACCTTCGGCCACGGCGGTTGGGGCGGCTCATTGGGCTTTGCCGACATGGACGCACGAGTGAGCTGGGCGTACGTCATGAACAAGATGTCGCCGGGCACGACCGGCGACACGCGCGCGGCTGGACCGATAGCCGCGCTGTACGCATCGCTGTAG
- a CDS encoding RNA polymerase sigma factor, which produces MDTSELPETLRADLRTAWHRYVDMLVPLRPALHGYCRRLTGDVWDAEDLVQDTLLRAFGQWGVTSPEIRDPRAYLLRTATNVWIDTLRRRKTEARAPDANPEDIAAPGANPEMSSDVRDAGSRLLQRLPPQERAAVVLKEVFDMSLDQIAALLATTTGAVKAALHRGRDRLREHESAAAARRPAPSPELLDRFIERYNAKDVKGLVALMLEGGSTENVGNSFHIGLDPSEGTPGFFDAVVHGHAEWPPEFQRDSARLERIEFDGEPIMLVFATRRGREALEAVFRFEEQDGHIARLRAYGFCPETIRAVGEILGIRVRTGIYRAPTPKPGKYYERTPSPEPT; this is translated from the coding sequence ATGGACACCAGCGAGCTTCCTGAAACGCTTCGCGCCGACCTGCGCACGGCCTGGCACCGCTACGTCGACATGCTCGTACCGCTGCGGCCAGCCCTCCACGGCTATTGCCGCCGCCTCACCGGAGACGTCTGGGACGCCGAGGATCTGGTGCAAGACACCTTGCTGCGCGCCTTCGGGCAATGGGGCGTCACCTCGCCGGAGATCCGCGATCCTCGTGCGTACCTGCTGCGCACCGCGACGAACGTTTGGATCGATACGCTGCGCCGCCGCAAGACGGAGGCGCGAGCGCCCGACGCAAACCCCGAGGACATCGCGGCGCCGGGCGCGAATCCCGAGATGTCGAGCGACGTGCGGGACGCGGGCTCCCGACTCCTGCAGCGGCTCCCGCCACAGGAGCGCGCCGCGGTGGTGCTCAAGGAGGTCTTCGACATGAGCCTCGACCAGATCGCCGCGCTGCTCGCCACCACGACGGGCGCCGTCAAGGCCGCGCTGCACCGCGGCCGAGACCGGCTGCGTGAACACGAGAGCGCGGCTGCAGCGCGCCGGCCGGCGCCGTCTCCCGAACTCCTCGATCGCTTCATCGAGCGCTACAACGCCAAGGACGTGAAGGGCTTGGTCGCGCTCATGCTCGAAGGCGGCTCGACGGAGAATGTCGGCAACTCGTTTCACATCGGACTCGATCCATCCGAGGGTACTCCGGGCTTCTTCGATGCGGTGGTCCACGGTCACGCCGAATGGCCGCCGGAGTTCCAGCGCGACTCTGCGCGTCTCGAGCGCATCGAGTTCGATGGTGAGCCGATCATGCTGGTGTTCGCCACGCGTCGCGGCCGCGAGGCGCTCGAGGCCGTTTTCCGATTCGAGGAACAGGACGGGCATATCGCTCGCCTTCGTGCTTACGGCTTCTGTCCTGAGACCATTCGCGCAGTCGGCGAGATTCTCGGCATACGTGTGCGCACCGGGATCTATCGCGCACCGACGCCCAAGCCCGGCAAGTATTACGAGCGTACGCCGTCCCCAGAACCTACTTGA
- a CDS encoding MoaD/ThiS family protein yields the protein MKVLIPTPLRSYTDERAEVEAEGSTLNALLVDLDRRHPGIRFRMIDEQDRVRQHIRIFVNGDQVFDLDTLLQASDEVQILQALSGG from the coding sequence ATGAAAGTATTGATTCCAACACCGCTACGCTCGTACACGGACGAACGAGCCGAAGTCGAAGCCGAGGGATCAACGCTGAACGCGTTGCTCGTCGATCTCGACCGCCGCCATCCCGGCATTCGCTTCCGCATGATCGATGAGCAAGATCGCGTTCGTCAGCACATCCGCATCTTCGTCAACGGCGATCAGGTCTTCGACCTCGACACTCTCCTGCAAGCGAGCGATGAGGTCCAGATCCTGCAAGCGTTGAGCGGCGGCTGA
- a CDS encoding GNAT family N-acetyltransferase, whose product MDDQLKFLLYRKDDRDAVFAFLHSVYPPDYAERVIRQWDWKYDANPFKQTPEPHVTLLKDGARVVGLYGTFPLPFYIEGHERWGSLGGDWIVHPEYRDRRLSRRLWEAYNQPQITLHFSWQNEASVRRRGRHEDVNRVQLAPLVKPIDFGHFAHQLSGRAWTRGPVNVAAAGLRAIARPLRRRVAVDGVTISRIERFDERFDALAWRARGDYPVMVARGERYLNWRFVERPGARYTVLAATSRNELLGYVVLRSAEKGDERWGYLVDFLVADHSAPIIAQLMDAGVEHLRRDGVKAISCRAAVPPYRQELYRCGFYVVQWGPRGYLSAWPKEGDPDYAAFRDVRKWFITMGDGDLELDF is encoded by the coding sequence ATGGACGACCAACTCAAATTTCTTCTTTACCGCAAGGACGACCGCGATGCGGTCTTTGCGTTCCTGCACTCGGTCTACCCGCCCGACTATGCGGAGCGCGTCATCCGCCAATGGGATTGGAAGTATGACGCGAACCCATTCAAGCAGACACCGGAGCCGCACGTCACGTTGCTCAAGGATGGCGCGCGCGTTGTCGGCTTGTACGGGACGTTCCCGCTGCCTTTCTACATCGAGGGTCACGAGCGGTGGGGGAGTCTGGGTGGCGATTGGATCGTCCATCCCGAGTACCGCGATCGCAGGCTGTCACGCCGGCTGTGGGAAGCCTACAACCAGCCGCAGATCACGCTGCATTTCTCGTGGCAGAACGAGGCGTCGGTTCGCCGACGCGGTCGCCATGAGGACGTGAACCGCGTGCAACTTGCCCCACTCGTGAAGCCGATCGACTTCGGACACTTCGCGCACCAACTCAGTGGACGCGCGTGGACGCGTGGTCCGGTGAATGTGGCGGCGGCTGGGTTGCGGGCGATCGCGCGGCCGCTGCGTCGCCGCGTGGCCGTTGACGGCGTGACGATCAGTCGCATCGAACGATTCGATGAGCGCTTCGACGCGCTGGCGTGGCGCGCACGCGGCGACTACCCGGTGATGGTGGCACGTGGCGAACGCTACTTGAACTGGCGCTTCGTCGAGCGGCCCGGCGCCCGTTACACCGTGCTCGCTGCGACCAGCCGCAACGAGTTGCTCGGCTACGTGGTCCTACGATCGGCCGAGAAGGGGGACGAGCGCTGGGGATACTTGGTGGACTTTCTCGTCGCGGATCACTCCGCGCCGATCATTGCGCAGTTGATGGACGCCGGCGTCGAACATCTGCGCCGCGACGGTGTGAAAGCGATCAGTTGCCGTGCCGCCGTACCACCCTATCGGCAAGAACTGTATCGTTGCGGCTTCTACGTCGTGCAGTGGGGCCCGCGTGGCTACCTTTCCGCGTGGCCCAAGGAAGGCGATCCCGACTACGCTGCTTTCCGCGACGTCCGAAAATGGTTCATCACCATGGGCGACGGCGATCTGGAACTGGATTTCTAA
- a CDS encoding glycosyl hydrolase → MPTNAEAPKPATGPLTLLIATKKGAFLARSDRARRAWRIGKPLFLGHIVHHVLLDPRDHRTMLIASKTGHLGPTIFRSSDRGKTWKEASKPPAFAKAAEGQTGRAVDHVFWLTPGHASEPKVWYAGTSPEGLFRSEDAGDTWQPVAGFNDHPLYPRWTGAGPGAGGTPDGSKLHSILIDPRDPAHMYIGMSSNGDGGGVFESVDKGANWAPLNAGCRADFLPNPFPEFGQDPHCVQLHPLAPDVLYQQNHCGIYRLQRPARQWERIGDNMPKKVGDIGFPVVLHPRDPDTAWVFPMDGTTVWPRVSPDGRPSAYVTRNAGKTWKRLDVGLPKRDAWLTVLRQAMTADAHQPVGVYFGTTTGELWASTNEGAKWTRIAHHLPHIYAVEAAEIGA, encoded by the coding sequence ATGCCTACCAATGCTGAAGCCCCGAAGCCTGCAACCGGGCCATTGACGCTGCTGATCGCGACCAAGAAGGGCGCGTTCCTCGCAAGATCAGACCGCGCGCGACGCGCGTGGCGGATCGGCAAGCCGCTCTTCCTCGGCCACATCGTGCATCACGTGCTGCTCGATCCACGCGATCACCGCACCATGTTGATCGCCAGCAAAACGGGGCACCTCGGCCCGACGATTTTTCGCTCCAGCGATCGCGGCAAAACCTGGAAGGAAGCATCGAAGCCACCCGCGTTTGCCAAGGCCGCCGAAGGTCAGACAGGACGCGCCGTCGATCATGTCTTCTGGCTCACCCCTGGGCACGCAAGCGAACCGAAGGTGTGGTACGCCGGCACATCGCCGGAAGGATTGTTCCGCTCCGAAGATGCCGGCGACACCTGGCAGCCGGTGGCGGGATTCAACGACCATCCGCTCTACCCACGGTGGACCGGCGCAGGGCCCGGCGCTGGCGGCACGCCGGATGGGTCGAAGCTGCACTCGATTCTCATCGATCCGCGCGATCCCGCCCATATGTACATCGGAATGTCGAGCAACGGCGATGGCGGCGGCGTGTTCGAGAGCGTAGACAAGGGCGCCAACTGGGCGCCGCTCAACGCAGGCTGTCGCGCCGATTTTCTGCCCAATCCTTTCCCCGAGTTCGGACAGGATCCCCACTGCGTGCAGTTGCATCCGCTGGCGCCCGACGTGCTCTACCAGCAGAACCACTGCGGCATCTATCGCCTACAACGTCCGGCGCGGCAATGGGAACGCATCGGCGACAACATGCCGAAGAAGGTCGGCGACATCGGGTTCCCGGTGGTTCTGCATCCACGCGATCCCGACACCGCCTGGGTGTTTCCGATGGACGGGACGACGGTGTGGCCGCGTGTGAGTCCCGACGGTAGACCCTCGGCGTACGTCACCCGCAACGCCGGCAAAACCTGGAAGCGACTCGACGTCGGGCTGCCGAAACGCGACGCGTGGCTCACGGTGTTGCGTCAGGCGATGACCGCGGACGCGCATCAGCCAGTCGGCGTCTACTTCGGAACGACCACCGGCGAGTTGTGGGCCAGCACCAACGAGGGCGCGAAGTGGACCCGCATCGCCCACCACTTGCCGCACATCTATGCCGTCGAAGCCGCCGAGATCGGTGCATGA
- a CDS encoding CoA transferase, which translates to MHILEGVRLIEVADWGFVPSAATVLGDWGADVVKVEHPVRGDPIRGLITSGIVPGAKGVNFFTEQLGRNKRSVGIDLATDAGREILYKMVAKADVFLTNYLGEARTRLKITYEDLKPINPRLIYAKGHGQGQKGPDANRGGYDAASFWARGGVADRLSTPGQPLVGQRPAFGDFIGGMFIAGGIAGALFHRERSGQGIEVDVSLLGNAVWIMSPDIVASMAYGFELPQSGLMGAPNPLVNTYWSSDGKGIVLMMLQGDRFWPIFCKTVHRDDLLDDPRFNPPPQRQLNGSVLVELLKAMFATKTRAEWAEILDASECIWAPVQSPAEVVEDRQVKANGYIMNFEHPNFGPFRVAASPVQFNGEPPTVRAAASDVGAHTEEVLLDLGYDWEEMGKLKDAGVIS; encoded by the coding sequence ATGCATATTCTCGAAGGGGTCCGTTTGATTGAAGTAGCCGACTGGGGCTTCGTCCCATCGGCGGCCACGGTGCTCGGCGACTGGGGCGCCGATGTCGTCAAGGTCGAGCATCCCGTGCGCGGCGATCCGATTCGCGGCCTCATCACCTCCGGTATCGTGCCCGGCGCCAAGGGCGTGAACTTCTTCACCGAACAACTCGGCCGCAACAAGCGCAGCGTCGGCATCGACCTCGCCACCGATGCCGGACGCGAGATCCTCTACAAGATGGTCGCGAAGGCCGACGTCTTTCTCACCAACTACCTCGGCGAAGCGCGCACGCGCTTGAAGATCACCTACGAAGACCTCAAGCCGATCAACCCGCGTCTGATCTACGCCAAGGGGCACGGTCAGGGACAGAAGGGCCCCGACGCCAATCGCGGCGGCTACGACGCCGCATCGTTCTGGGCGCGCGGTGGAGTTGCGGATCGCCTGTCCACTCCGGGCCAGCCGCTGGTCGGACAGCGCCCCGCGTTCGGCGACTTCATCGGCGGCATGTTCATCGCCGGCGGCATTGCCGGCGCGCTCTTCCATCGCGAGCGCAGCGGACAAGGGATCGAAGTCGACGTCTCGCTGCTCGGCAACGCGGTGTGGATCATGTCGCCCGACATCGTCGCGTCGATGGCCTACGGCTTCGAGCTGCCGCAATCCGGTTTGATGGGCGCACCCAATCCGCTGGTCAACACCTACTGGAGCAGCGACGGCAAAGGCATCGTGCTGATGATGCTGCAGGGCGATCGCTTCTGGCCGATCTTCTGTAAGACGGTGCATCGCGACGACCTGCTCGACGACCCGCGCTTCAATCCGCCGCCGCAGCGTCAGCTCAACGGTTCGGTGCTGGTCGAACTGCTGAAGGCGATGTTCGCGACCAAGACGCGGGCCGAGTGGGCCGAGATCCTCGACGCATCGGAGTGTATTTGGGCGCCGGTGCAATCACCGGCCGAAGTGGTCGAAGATCGCCAAGTGAAGGCGAACGGTTACATCATGAACTTCGAACATCCCAACTTCGGACCGTTCCGCGTCGCGGCGAGCCCCGTGCAATTCAACGGTGAGCCGCCGACAGTGCGCGCCGCCGCCAGTGACGTCGGCGCGCACACCGAAGAAGTGCTGCTCGACCTCGGCTACGATTGGGAGGAGATGGGCAAGCTGAAAGACGCTGGCGTCATTTCGTAG